TTGCATTTATATACTATTAAGAGATTTTATTCGTCAAACAAATGCTCTCACAAAATTACTAGAAAGTAAAAGTTTAAAGCGTGTTAGGgatcttatttgaaacttcCTACTGCTCTACTAACATGTTTTAAACTTCCAatctttttcattaaattttgttttaggaAGGGAAGTCTCACACGAACAAGTTATACCCAACTTATGTACATTTCCCTGCATGTCAAGTTATATCCAACTATTGTACATTTCCCTGCATGTCTTAGCTCTGACTGCTCGAGTGCTAGTGATTATTAAAATGGCTGATTCTAGTTCTGCACAGGCCACCTGAAAACTCCCGTTTGGTTTTCTCTGCATTTTAATGTTGTGCTCCTCTGCAGGGTCTACCCGCCGACTTCTGCAATAAGCATCTCCCAAAGCATGACACTGGAATTGTGCTGGAAGATGAGGATGGGACCAACCATGATACGACATATCTAAGTAGTAAACAGGGACTCAGTGCTGGTTGGAGAGGTTTTGCGGTTAACCATGATATCAAAGTTGGCGATGTTGTGGTCTTTCAGCTTGTGAGATTAACAAAATTCAAGGCAAGTGTTCCTGAAATGTTTTGTCAATTGCTTGATTTCATTCTCACTTGATTGTTCCCTAATAATCTTCATACCGATTTCTTGAGTTCCTTGTGGATTTAGTCCTCCATAAtccaataataaaattacttcttGTTTCTTTATGCCTTACATTCAGGTGTATAtattgagagagaaaaactttGGCACAACTGATGAAGCACTCGGTTTCTTGAGTTATGATGCGTGCAAGAAACGGAAGATATCAAGTGAGTGGATGTTTACCTTGTTAGTTTTGTGCCTTGAAATGTGTTAGACATGGGTATAGGCTAACTACTGAAACTCCTGGATCATGTGCTGTGTTCTATATGACAGAAGTTACTGACAATGCCAAGCCTAAGGAGGATCCAAAGACTACTAGAGTCAGTAGCAAAGTAGAAATTACGGACAATGCCAAGTCTAAGGAGGATCCAAAGCCTATTAGAATCAGTAGCAAAGTAGTTCGTGATGATACCCAGAATTTAGTCAGCGAAGCAATAGATGGCATCAGATTTTCAGACTCAGAAATCAGCTTTGAGGATGTGGCAAGCTTCAGTAACTTCAACATCATCGTGGACAGCTTGGTCATCGACTGCAAATTCCTGGATCATCAACGCAGGACGTACTACGAGCTGTGCTGTTCCCAGAAGTCATTCCTCCACAAGCATCTGCTGAGGCAGTTAAACCTCAAGCTGGTTGTGGGGGTGATCATGGAGACGATCATCATTGCCGAGGGCATCAGGGCCTGCAAGGTGAATACTTCCTCCCATGAGGACTTTCTGATCTGGAAGAAGACACTGGAGTCCTTTCAGCTGCTGGGCATGAACGTCGTGTTCTTGCTCAAGCGCGTCGACGATCTCCTTGGCCTCGCGGCCCAGCCAAGAGATCCATCAGAGTGTGACAAGTACAATGAGATGAAGCGGGAGCGGTCTCGCACCGGGGAGAAGATGAAAGCCCTGGAGTCCAAGATGTCGACCCTGAAGGATGCACTGAAGAAGATTGACGCCGAGATGGAGGAGATGGAGTCAAGCCTGAGGAAGTATGACACTGCGTTGCAGAAGATCGCCACCGCACCATGGTGATCCTGCTACAAGTCTATAACAACTGCTACTACCTGAAACATTTTGGGCTCTTCTTTCCGAGTTTCAGagaatggtgatgatgatgatgatgcagtGAGAAACCTTCGTGGTGAATGACTGTAGTGGTGAATCCTGCTAAAGCTCTAGGACAAACCACATTTTTGTGTACATTTCTTCAGTTGCTACCACGCAGCTCAGTACCTACCTATAACCTAGGACTGTTCAGCTTCAGCAACCTGTGTAGCAACTAGGATGCTGTTTTCACACGGCAAAATCGTGTAACAAAAGTTGTAAATTTGGGGGGACGAATGCACTGTAAACAGTAAACAACAGTGCAGGAAATGCGAGGAAGAAACGCAATATTACTGCCCTTAAACTATTTCTGATTTCCAGCCATTCAGTGCTCACTGTTGTTGGTGCCTGCTTTGTTGGTTGGTAGGGATGCGTGATCTGAGTACCGGACGCAACTGTGCAATTGCAAACGAACCGTGCCGGTGCAGGGACCGAATCAAGGCGAGAGCAAATTAGCTGCAACGGCATCTCTGCATCTGTATCAATGGTGTACGTTTCAGGTTCTGCGGCTGCCAATCGATATGAACTCAACAGAAGCACAGGCAGCAGCACAAGTCCTACAATGTCCACTAAGTGAACTGCCATGTAACTACTTAGGACTACCACTGATCACAACCAAAATTTCTCACAACATGCTAATGCCAGTCATTGCAAAAATCAACAAGATGTTAGCTGGCTGGTTACCACTGTCATTAGGAGGAAGAATAACAATGATAAACTTAGTCATCTCAGCTATACCGACATATTACATGTCATGTTGTTTATGGCCAGACATCAATTGAAGCAATTGACAAACTCAGAAGAGCTTTCTTATGGAAAGGTG
This is a stretch of genomic DNA from Oryza brachyantha chromosome 1, ObraRS2, whole genome shotgun sequence. It encodes these proteins:
- the LOC102706788 gene encoding LOW QUALITY PROTEIN: B3 domain-containing protein Os01g0234100-like (The sequence of the model RefSeq protein was modified relative to this genomic sequence to represent the inferred CDS: deleted 2 bases in 1 codon; substituted 2 bases at 2 genomic stop codons), which encodes MEQTRFLESSIDGGALELKRKRGRPSGSLSQPVRSKMEQKIALVNQRLALLDSSSSSSGSDKDDEFEPGAAVIDYDDMDDVVEVAPLKMLRPKEVYSEQRTIPAAPRTCNTQNTSNDLTKTTKVSVKGQNKYLRYSSSPCLXKNCKYSFQACSITDTCFFXKKSSAEECCGSAMERAQEVQAKLPAEHPSFVKHMLQSHVVRGFWLGLPADFCNKHLPKHDTGIVLEDEDGTNHDTTYLSSKQGLSAGWRGFAVNHDIKVGDVVVFQLVRLTKFKVYILREKNFGTTDEALGFLSYDACKKRKISKVTDNAKPKEDPKTTRVSSKVEITDNAKSKEDPKPIRISSKVVRDDTQNLVSEAIDGIRFSDSEISFEDVASFSNFNIIVDSLVIDCKFLDHQRRTYYELCCSQKSFLHKHLLRQLNLKLVVGVIMETIIIAEGIRACKVNTSSHEDFLIWKKTLESFQLLGMNVVFLLKRVDDLLGLAAQPRDPSECDKYNEMKRERSRTGEKMKALESKMSTLKDALKKIDAEMEEMESSLRKYDTALQKIATAPW